One Scophthalmus maximus strain ysfricsl-2021 chromosome 1, ASM2237912v1, whole genome shotgun sequence genomic region harbors:
- the LOC118311702 gene encoding cortexin domain-containing 1-like, translating to MARLDLDVDLGFALFFFFLLCLFLLVTIVRCAQMVLDPYSAVTVTTYQEEQSED from the coding sequence ATGGCCAGACTGGATTTGGATGTGGACCTTGGTTttgccctcttcttcttcttcctcctctgcctcttcttgCTGGTGACCATTGTCCGCTGTGCCCAGATGGTGCTGGACCCTTACAGCGCTGTCACTGTGACTACATACcaggaggagcagtcggaggacTGA